The Streptomyces europaeiscabiei genome window below encodes:
- a CDS encoding urease accessory protein UreD produces MGTAGVKATARIAARVDGRGGTALPVLESRGPLALRRTRGSGDEARVMLVGAMSGPLGGDRFAVEAEVGEGARLHVGSVAATIALPGQAKGEAHYGVRIDVAAGGELRWLPEQLISARGSDLRVSTRVELAVGARLVFREEQVLGRAGEESGRLTSRLSVWSGGRPLLDQQVGCGPGAPGGWDGPAVLGGFRALGQLVVVRPEFAERVPEPRVLGESAALTPLAGPAVLVSALAPDALRLRRVLDEALAELDG; encoded by the coding sequence ATGGGGACCGCCGGTGTCAAGGCCACCGCACGGATCGCGGCCCGCGTCGATGGGCGCGGCGGTACGGCGCTGCCCGTGCTGGAGAGCCGCGGACCGCTGGCGTTGCGTCGCACGCGGGGGAGCGGCGACGAGGCCAGGGTCATGCTGGTCGGGGCCATGAGCGGGCCGCTCGGCGGGGATCGGTTCGCTGTCGAGGCGGAGGTCGGCGAGGGGGCCCGGCTGCATGTCGGGTCGGTCGCCGCGACGATCGCGTTGCCGGGGCAGGCCAAGGGGGAGGCACATTACGGCGTGCGGATCGATGTCGCAGCCGGAGGCGAACTGCGCTGGCTGCCAGAGCAGTTGATCTCCGCGAGGGGCAGCGATCTGCGGGTGTCGACGCGAGTGGAACTCGCCGTCGGGGCGCGGCTGGTGTTCCGGGAGGAGCAGGTGCTCGGGCGGGCCGGGGAGGAGTCCGGGCGGCTCACCAGCCGGCTCAGTGTGTGGTCGGGTGGGCGGCCGTTGCTCGATCAGCAGGTGGGGTGCGGGCCGGGGGCTCCCGGCGGCTGGGACGGGCCCGCCGTGCTGGGCGGGTTCCGGGCCCTGGGGCAACTCGTCGTCGTGCGGCCGGAGTTCGCCGAGCGGGTGCCCGAGCCGAGGGTGTTGGGGGAGAGCGCCGCGCTCACTCCGCTCGCCGGCCCCGCCGTACTCGTCAGCGCCCTCGCGCCCGACGCGCTGCGGCTGCGGCGCGTGCTCGACGAAGCCCTTGCCGAGCTGGATGGTTGA
- the ureG gene encoding urease accessory protein UreG yields MHLDHSHSHSHDGPSAVGADAHRPDGTRRALRIGLGGPVGSGKTATVAALCQALRDELSLAVVTNDIYTREDAEFLLREAVLPPERITAVETGACPHTAIRDDISANLEAVEDLEDEVGPLDLILVESGGDNLTATFSRGLVDAQIFVIDVAGGDDIPRKGGPGVTTADLLVVNKTDLAPYVGSDLGRMAVDAKAQRAELPVVFQSLRSEAGVGDVAAWVREKFAAWTA; encoded by the coding sequence ATGCATCTCGACCACTCCCACTCCCACTCCCACGACGGCCCCTCAGCCGTCGGTGCGGACGCGCATCGCCCCGACGGCACTCGTCGGGCCCTGCGTATCGGACTCGGCGGGCCCGTCGGGTCCGGTAAGACGGCCACGGTCGCCGCGCTCTGTCAGGCCCTGCGGGACGAGTTGTCGCTCGCGGTCGTGACGAACGACATCTACACGCGCGAGGACGCCGAGTTCCTGCTCCGCGAAGCCGTGTTGCCGCCCGAGCGGATCACGGCGGTGGAGACGGGGGCGTGCCCGCACACCGCTATCAGGGACGACATCTCCGCGAACCTCGAAGCGGTGGAGGATCTGGAGGACGAGGTCGGCCCGCTCGATCTCATCCTCGTCGAGTCCGGGGGCGACAACCTCACCGCCACCTTCTCCAGGGGCCTCGTCGACGCGCAGATCTTCGTGATCGACGTGGCCGGTGGGGACGACATCCCGCGGAAGGGCGGGCCCGGCGTCACCACCGCGGACCTGCTCGTCGTCAACAAGACCGACCTCGCGCCGTACGTCGGGTCCGACCTGGGCCGGATGGCCGTGGACGCGAAGGCGCAGCGGGCGGAGCTGCCGGTGGTGTTCCAGTCGTTGCGCAGCGAGGCCGGGGTCGGCGACGTCGCCGCGTGGGTGCGGGAGAAGTTCGCGGCGTGGACGGCATGA
- a CDS encoding TetR/AcrR family transcriptional regulator, protein MPRVSQERLDARRRQILEAAARCFARNGFHATSMQDVLKEADLSAGAVYRYFSGKEELIAAIVGEVLDEVRDSFEEAALQSPPPPPDLLIGAVLRRILHRQPSLGGAEESLYPRLMVQVWAETLRNPELHAILDNGFAQVRRPWIKIVEGYQDAGMMRADIPALSVARTMVALAQGFAAQYALFGAVPIQVVELGVKALMSMEDKDARS, encoded by the coding sequence ATGCCCCGCGTATCCCAGGAACGTCTCGACGCCCGCCGCCGCCAGATCCTCGAAGCCGCCGCCCGCTGCTTCGCCCGTAACGGGTTCCACGCCACGTCCATGCAGGACGTGCTGAAGGAGGCCGACCTCTCCGCCGGGGCTGTCTACCGGTACTTCAGCGGCAAGGAGGAGCTGATCGCGGCGATCGTCGGGGAGGTCCTCGACGAGGTGCGCGACTCGTTCGAGGAGGCCGCGCTGCAGAGCCCGCCGCCACCGCCGGACCTGCTGATCGGGGCGGTCCTGCGCCGGATCCTGCACCGGCAGCCGTCGCTCGGGGGGGCGGAGGAGTCCCTGTATCCGAGGCTGATGGTCCAGGTGTGGGCCGAGACGCTGCGCAATCCCGAGCTGCACGCGATCCTCGACAACGGGTTCGCCCAGGTCCGCAGGCCATGGATCAAGATCGTCGAGGGGTATCAGGACGCGGGGATGATGCGCGCAGACATCCCCGCCCTCAGCGTGGCGCGCACGATGGTCGCGCTCGCCCAGGGCTTCGCGGCCCAGTACGCGCTTTTCGGCGCCGTACCGATCCAGGTGGTGGAGCTGGGCGTGAAGGCGCTGATGAGCATGGAGGACAAGGACGCCCGGAGCTGA
- a CDS encoding urease accessory protein UreF, producing the protein MSRAALLVLADGRFPAGGHAHSGGAEAAVKAGLITGARELEAFCRGRLHTAGLVSAALAAAAALGVDPPALDTAADARTPSVALRIASRKLGRQLMRAARATWPSEELEALAREFPKGAHQPVVLGLAARAAGLGPDDAAYCSAYESVSGAASATVRLLSLDPFDATGVLARLAPEMDVVVGAAVDAARGVGVAGVGSLPAASAPLLEISAEVHAAWPVRLFAS; encoded by the coding sequence TTGTCTAGGGCCGCGCTCCTCGTCCTGGCCGACGGCCGGTTCCCCGCCGGAGGGCACGCGCACTCCGGCGGGGCAGAGGCGGCCGTCAAGGCCGGGCTGATCACCGGGGCGCGGGAGCTGGAGGCGTTCTGCCGGGGGCGGTTGCACACGGCGGGGCTGGTGTCGGCGGCGCTGGCCGCCGCGGCCGCGCTCGGGGTGGATCCGCCGGCCCTGGACACAGCCGCCGATGCCCGGACGCCGTCCGTCGCGCTGCGGATCGCCTCGCGGAAGCTGGGGCGGCAGTTGATGCGGGCGGCGCGTGCGACCTGGCCGTCGGAGGAACTGGAGGCACTGGCGCGGGAGTTCCCCAAGGGGGCGCATCAGCCGGTCGTGTTGGGGCTGGCGGCGAGGGCGGCCGGGCTGGGGCCGGACGATGCGGCGTACTGCTCCGCGTACGAGAGCGTGAGTGGGGCGGCCAGCGCGACGGTGCGGTTGTTGAGTCTTGATCCGTTCGATGCGACCGGGGTGCTCGCGCGGTTGGCTCCCGAGATGGATGTGGTGGTGGGGGCGGCGGTCGACGCGGCTCGGGGGGTGGGCGTTGCCGGGGTGGGGAGCCTGCCTGCCGCTTCCGCGCCCCTGTTGGAGATCAGTGCGGAGGTGCATGCGGCTTGGCCTGTGCGGTTGTTCGCGTCCTGA
- a CDS encoding urease subunit beta produces MIPGEILFAEDPIVYNEGREVTRLTVLNAADRPVQVGSHYHFAEANPGLEFDRAAAHGRRLNVAAGTAVRFEPGIPVDVELVPLVGARIVPGLRGETGGALDA; encoded by the coding sequence ATGATTCCCGGAGAGATCCTCTTCGCCGAGGACCCGATCGTCTACAACGAGGGCCGTGAAGTCACCCGGCTCACCGTCCTCAACGCCGCCGACCGGCCCGTCCAGGTCGGCTCCCACTACCACTTCGCCGAGGCCAACCCCGGCCTGGAGTTCGACCGTGCCGCCGCGCACGGCAGGCGGCTGAACGTCGCCGCCGGCACCGCCGTGCGCTTCGAGCCCGGGATCCCCGTCGACGTGGAACTCGTCCCGCTCGTCGGCGCCCGAATCGTGCCCGGTCTGCGCGGGGAGACCGGAGGTGCCCTCGATGCCTGA
- a CDS encoding PP2C family protein-serine/threonine phosphatase, protein MSAGEPRPACRRLIVALRATSPGAPRPAAITLRGLPAEPRGQQASAAPGGAEQQKPDGERDARTPGGPGRHVLGAGASPSLHRAAGVGEFGPPAAAAPPGRRDGQGHRLAPGPASVCGRAAHGRSAVIDRRRRPPARTRSGSRSDTGEARARSRGNGRTTRHAWAFLPLLSSGHPIGCLLLAYNAPHPFTAAERSILTPLAGLIAQALDRARLYDAQHNLAHALQQTLLPHALPTVTGLDVAARYLPASHGMDIGGDFYDLIRLTDTTAAAVIGDVQGHDMTAAALMGQVRMAVHSHATAGAAPDQVLARTDRDLADLNASRFVSCLYAHLDLARHQVTLASAGHPPPLVRHPDNRTHPVDIRPGPPLGIGVGTPSYPLTTLSLAPETLLALYTDGLVENPGTDIAQTITGLAHHLGEAGDLPLHQLVDSLVRHTRSTGRHTDDIALLLLRPHRTAEP, encoded by the coding sequence ATGAGCGCTGGTGAGCCTCGTCCTGCGTGTCGACGATTGATCGTAGCCCTCCGCGCCACGTCACCGGGAGCACCCCGACCCGCCGCAATCACCTTGCGCGGTCTTCCGGCCGAACCGCGTGGGCAGCAGGCGTCGGCTGCGCCGGGTGGCGCCGAACAGCAGAAGCCCGACGGCGAACGAGATGCCCGTACTCCCGGCGGCCCCGGTCGGCACGTCCTCGGCGCGGGTGCCTCACCGAGCCTTCACCGTGCTGCTGGGGTAGGCGAGTTCGGTCCCCCAGCCGCCGCCGCACCTCCCGGACGCCGGGACGGTCAGGGCCACCGCCTCGCGCCCGGACCGGCGTCCGTGTGCGGCCGGGCCGCCCACGGCAGGTCCGCGGTCATCGACCGACGTCGACGACCTCCTGCCCGTACGAGGTCCGGCAGCCGGTCGGATACGGGCGAAGCACGTGCTCGATCACGTGGGAACGGCCGCACCACCCGGCACGCGTGGGCGTTCCTGCCGCTGCTCAGCTCCGGACACCCCATCGGCTGTCTCCTCCTCGCCTACAACGCCCCTCATCCCTTCACCGCCGCCGAGCGCTCGATCCTCACGCCCCTGGCCGGGCTCATCGCCCAGGCCCTGGACCGCGCACGCCTCTACGACGCCCAGCACAACCTCGCCCACGCCCTCCAGCAGACCCTGCTGCCCCACGCCCTGCCCACCGTGACCGGACTCGACGTTGCCGCCCGCTACCTTCCCGCCAGCCACGGCATGGACATCGGCGGCGACTTCTACGACCTCATCCGCCTCACCGACACGACCGCCGCGGCGGTCATCGGAGACGTACAGGGCCACGACATGACGGCGGCCGCCCTCATGGGCCAGGTCCGCATGGCGGTCCACTCCCACGCCACGGCCGGAGCCGCTCCCGACCAGGTCCTCGCCCGTACCGACCGTGACCTCGCCGACCTGAACGCCAGCCGTTTCGTCTCCTGCCTCTACGCCCACCTCGACCTCGCCCGCCACCAGGTCACGCTCGCCAGCGCCGGACATCCACCCCCGCTGGTGCGACACCCCGACAACCGGACCCACCCCGTCGACATCCGTCCCGGCCCCCCACTCGGCATCGGTGTCGGAACCCCCTCGTACCCGCTCACCACCCTGTCCCTGGCCCCGGAAACGCTCCTGGCCCTCTACACCGACGGCCTCGTGGAGAACCCCGGCACCGACATCGCGCAGACCATCACCGGCCTCGCCCACCACCTCGGCGAGGCCGGTGACCTCCCTCTGCACCAACTCGTGGACAGCCTCGTGCGCCACACCCGCAGCACCGGCCGGCACACCGACGACATAGCCCTGCTCCTGCTGCGACCCCACCGCACCGCTGAGCCATGA
- a CDS encoding lysophospholipid acyltransferase family protein, whose product MFYYLLKYVFLGPLLRLVFRPRIEGLEHVPSSGAAIVAGNHLSFSDHFLMPAILKRRITFLAKAEYFTGPGLKGRLTAFFFHSAGQIPVDRSGKEAGQAAIREGLGVLSKDELLGIYPEGTRSHDGRLYKGKVGVAVMALRARVPVVPCAMIGTFEAQPPGKVIPNIHPVVIRFGKPLDFSRYEGMESEKAVLRAITDEIMYAILSLSEQEYVDQYAAVVKAEEAAATKERKFPRMPLS is encoded by the coding sequence GTGTTCTACTACCTGCTCAAATACGTGTTTCTGGGTCCGCTGCTGAGACTGGTCTTCCGGCCTCGCATCGAAGGCCTCGAACACGTACCGTCGTCGGGCGCTGCCATCGTCGCGGGCAATCACCTGTCCTTCTCGGACCACTTTCTGATGCCCGCGATCCTCAAGCGCCGCATCACGTTCCTGGCGAAGGCCGAATACTTCACCGGTCCTGGCCTCAAGGGCCGGCTGACGGCGTTCTTCTTCCACAGCGCCGGACAGATCCCCGTCGACCGCTCCGGCAAGGAGGCGGGCCAGGCCGCCATCCGCGAGGGGCTCGGCGTGCTGAGCAAGGACGAACTCCTCGGCATCTACCCGGAGGGCACCCGGTCGCACGACGGCCGCCTGTACAAGGGCAAGGTCGGTGTGGCGGTCATGGCGCTCAGGGCCCGCGTGCCCGTCGTCCCCTGCGCCATGATCGGCACGTTCGAGGCGCAGCCCCCGGGCAAGGTCATCCCCAACATCCACCCCGTCGTCATCCGCTTCGGCAAGCCCCTCGACTTCTCCCGCTACGAGGGCATGGAGAGCGAGAAGGCCGTCCTGCGCGCGATCACCGACGAGATCATGTACGCGATCCTCTCGCTCTCCGAGCAGGAGTACGTCGACCAGTACGCGGCCGTGGTGAAGGCGGAGGAGGCTGCGGCGACGAAGGAGCGCAAGTTCCCGCGCATGCCGTTGAGTTGA
- a CDS encoding urease subunit alpha has translation MPEISRAAYADLFGPTTGDRIRLADTDLLVEIEEDRSGGPGLAGDEAVFGGGKVIRESMGQARATRAEGTPDTVITGAVIIDHWGIVKADIGIRDGRITGIGKAGNPDTMDGIHPDLVIGPETEIIAGNGRIVTAGAVDAHVHFICPQIADEALSSGVTTLVGGGTGPAEGSKATTVTPGPWHLARMLEAMEQYPLNIGFLGKGNTVSHEAMLSQIRGGALGLKLHEDWGSTPAVIDASLTVADRTGIQVAIHTDTLNEAGFVGDTLAAIAGRGIHAYHTEGAGGGHAPDIMTVVSEPHVLPSSTNPTRPYTVNTAEEHLDMLMVCHHLNAAVPEDLAFAESRIRPSTIGAEDILHDLGAISIISSDAQAMGRVGEVILRTWQTAHVMKRRRGALPGDGRADNRRVRRYVAKYTINPALAQGLAREIGSVETGKLADLVVWDPAFFGVKPQLVIKGGQIAYAQMGDANASIPTPQPILPRPMFGAIGRAPASNSFNFVAPLAIEDGLPERLSLGKRFVAIESTRGVTKADMRENDARPEVRVDPDSFAVHIDGELVEAAPAAELPMAQRYFLF, from the coding sequence ATGCCTGAGATCTCACGTGCCGCGTACGCCGACCTGTTCGGCCCCACCACCGGTGACCGCATCCGGCTCGCCGACACCGATCTGCTCGTCGAGATCGAGGAGGACCGTTCCGGCGGGCCCGGACTCGCCGGTGACGAGGCCGTGTTCGGCGGCGGCAAGGTCATCCGAGAATCCATGGGCCAGGCGCGTGCTACGCGCGCAGAAGGCACCCCGGACACGGTCATCACCGGTGCGGTGATCATCGATCACTGGGGCATCGTCAAGGCCGACATCGGCATCCGTGACGGCCGGATCACCGGCATCGGCAAGGCCGGCAACCCCGACACCATGGACGGGATCCACCCCGACCTGGTCATCGGCCCCGAGACGGAGATCATCGCGGGCAACGGGCGGATCGTCACCGCCGGTGCCGTCGACGCCCACGTCCACTTCATCTGCCCGCAGATCGCCGACGAGGCGCTGTCGTCCGGTGTCACGACACTGGTCGGCGGTGGTACGGGACCGGCGGAGGGCTCGAAGGCCACGACCGTCACCCCCGGACCCTGGCACCTCGCCCGGATGCTGGAGGCGATGGAGCAGTACCCGCTCAACATCGGCTTCCTCGGCAAGGGCAACACGGTCTCGCACGAGGCGATGCTGTCCCAGATCCGGGGCGGCGCGCTCGGCCTGAAGCTGCACGAGGACTGGGGGTCGACCCCGGCCGTCATCGACGCGTCCCTGACCGTCGCCGACCGGACAGGCATCCAGGTCGCCATCCACACGGACACGCTCAACGAGGCCGGGTTCGTCGGTGACACGCTCGCCGCGATCGCCGGACGCGGTATCCACGCGTACCACACCGAGGGCGCCGGCGGCGGGCACGCGCCCGACATCATGACCGTGGTGTCCGAGCCGCACGTACTGCCCAGCTCCACCAACCCGACCCGGCCCTACACCGTCAACACCGCCGAGGAACACCTCGACATGCTGATGGTCTGCCACCACCTGAACGCGGCCGTGCCGGAGGACCTCGCGTTCGCGGAGTCCCGCATCCGGCCGTCCACCATCGGCGCCGAGGACATCCTGCACGACCTGGGCGCCATCTCGATCATCTCCTCCGACGCGCAGGCCATGGGCCGGGTCGGCGAGGTCATCCTGCGGACCTGGCAGACCGCTCATGTGATGAAGCGGCGGCGGGGTGCGTTGCCGGGCGACGGCCGTGCGGACAACCGTCGAGTACGTCGCTATGTCGCCAAGTACACGATCAACCCCGCCCTCGCGCAGGGGCTCGCCCGCGAGATCGGCTCCGTCGAGACGGGCAAGCTCGCCGACCTCGTCGTCTGGGATCCCGCGTTCTTCGGCGTCAAGCCGCAGCTCGTGATCAAGGGCGGGCAGATCGCCTACGCGCAGATGGGCGACGCGAACGCCTCCATCCCCACCCCGCAGCCGATCCTTCCGCGTCCCATGTTCGGGGCCATCGGGCGGGCGCCCGCCTCGAACTCGTTCAACTTCGTGGCGCCGCTCGCCATCGAGGACGGGCTGCCGGAGCGGCTCTCGCTGGGGAAGCGGTTCGTCGCCATCGAGTCGACCCGTGGGGTCACCAAGGCCGACATGCGTGAGAACGACGCGCGGCCCGAGGTGCGCGTCGACCCCGACAGCTTCGCCGTGCACATCGACGGGGAGTTGGTGGAGGCTGCGCCGGCCGCCGAACTTCCCATGGCTCAGCGGTACTTCCTCTTCTGA
- a CDS encoding urease subunit gamma, translating into MQLTPHEQERLLIHVAADVAEKRRARGLKLNHPEAVALITAHILEGARDGRTVAELMASGRRLLTRDDVMEGIPEMIHDVQVEATFPDGTKLVTVHDPIV; encoded by the coding sequence GTGCAACTGACCCCGCACGAGCAGGAGAGGCTGCTGATCCATGTGGCGGCCGACGTGGCGGAGAAGCGCCGGGCCCGCGGGCTGAAGCTGAACCACCCCGAGGCCGTCGCGCTCATCACCGCGCACATCCTCGAAGGCGCGCGGGACGGCCGTACGGTGGCCGAACTCATGGCGTCGGGGAGGCGGTTGCTCACCCGTGACGACGTCATGGAAGGCATCCCCGAGATGATCCACGACGTCCAGGTCGAGGCCACTTTCCCGGACGGCACCAAGCTCGTCACCGTCCACGACCCGATCGTCTGA
- a CDS encoding ABC transporter permease, with amino-acid sequence MSAPSAAPTAAQATDTGAGTTPATAVGTSAPARPVPPNRRMVAVVILIPIIAALALWAFAWPNARTAPRDLPLGVAGPATAVAQVEQQLKQREGAFEIHRYADEAAARDAIEDRTVYGAVVVTQAGPKLLTASAASPMVAQLLQQAVTQQAAEEGVQVATSDVVTTSPNDPRGSAFGASVLPLALAGTASGALVTLLGLRRGRAAGALVGAAVLVGAAATAIADSWLGVLGGHWWVEAGVLSLATLAVGATVAGLAALLGKAGIGLGALLIVFFGNPFAGASTAPQMLPEPAGALGQLLPPGAGASLLRSVSFFDGAAALAPSLVLTAWATFGLAAVLLGDLLKRRPKPTEPTSAEPAPAH; translated from the coding sequence ATGTCCGCCCCGTCCGCTGCACCCACCGCGGCCCAGGCCACCGACACAGGCGCCGGCACCACCCCCGCCACCGCCGTCGGCACATCGGCCCCGGCCCGTCCGGTACCCCCGAATCGCCGTATGGTCGCGGTCGTCATCCTGATCCCGATCATCGCGGCGCTCGCGCTCTGGGCCTTCGCGTGGCCCAACGCCCGGACCGCCCCCCGCGACCTTCCCCTCGGTGTGGCCGGACCGGCCACCGCCGTCGCCCAGGTCGAGCAGCAGCTGAAGCAGCGGGAGGGCGCCTTCGAGATCCACCGCTATGCCGACGAGGCGGCCGCCCGGGACGCGATCGAGGACCGGACCGTATACGGCGCGGTGGTCGTCACGCAGGCCGGACCCAAGCTGCTCACCGCCTCGGCGGCGAGCCCGATGGTCGCCCAGCTGCTGCAGCAGGCCGTGACCCAGCAGGCCGCCGAGGAGGGTGTCCAGGTCGCGACCTCCGATGTGGTGACCACCTCGCCGAACGACCCGCGGGGCTCGGCCTTCGGTGCGAGCGTGCTGCCGCTGGCCCTCGCAGGCACCGCCTCCGGCGCCCTGGTCACCCTGCTCGGGCTGCGCCGGGGGCGGGCGGCCGGCGCGCTGGTCGGGGCCGCCGTGCTGGTCGGGGCGGCCGCCACCGCGATCGCGGACAGCTGGCTGGGCGTGCTCGGCGGGCACTGGTGGGTCGAGGCCGGCGTGCTGAGCCTGGCGACCCTGGCCGTCGGCGCCACCGTGGCCGGACTCGCCGCACTGCTCGGCAAGGCGGGCATCGGCCTGGGCGCCCTGCTCATCGTGTTCTTCGGCAACCCCTTCGCGGGCGCCTCCACCGCACCTCAGATGCTCCCCGAGCCGGCGGGCGCACTCGGCCAGCTCCTCCCGCCGGGTGCGGGTGCGTCGCTGCTGCGCTCGGTGTCCTTCTTCGACGGCGCCGCCGCCCTCGCCCCGTCCCTCGTCCTGACCGCGTGGGCGACCTTCGGCCTGGCGGCCGTCCTGCTGGGCGACCTGCTCAAGCGCCGCCCGAAGCCCACCGAGCCGACCTCCGCCGAACCGGCCCCGGCGCACTGA
- a CDS encoding alpha/beta hydrolase: MRPTRRAAAFGSAGLLVTATLIAGAVAAPVANAADSAIAQNREAKGVAVAVAKAAKKGVNWQDCPESWGLEKPIKCGWVTVPLDYAKPDGKQIELAVDRIGSTGTKEERQGALVYNPGGPGGSGLRFPRRVTTKAPLWVNTSKAYDFVGFDPRGVGKSAPISCVDPQEFVKAPKMDPVPDSEADKLKQRKLAAEYAAGCKKRSGEMLPHMTTPNTARDLDVIRAALGEKKLNFLGVSYGTYIGAVYGTLFPNHVRRMVVDSVVDPSREKIWYQANLDQDVAFEVRWKDWTKWVAQNDATYHLGDTQAEVQAKWLELRATAKKKPLGGLVGPAELISFFQSAPYYDSAWAPTARVWSKYAAGDTQALVDAAAPDLTDTAGNAASENGNAVYTAVECTDAKWPRSWKKWDRDNTKLHKNHPFMTWANAWMNLPCATWQSKQYTPVTVKTKEGLPPVLIVQAERDAATPYTGAVELHKRFKGSRLITEKNAGSHGVTGLVNSCVNERVDTYLLTGAVGEADVTCDPHATPAP, translated from the coding sequence ATGAGGCCGACCAGAAGGGCGGCAGCGTTCGGCTCCGCCGGACTGCTCGTCACGGCGACCCTGATAGCGGGTGCCGTCGCCGCCCCCGTGGCAAACGCCGCGGACAGCGCGATCGCGCAGAACCGTGAGGCCAAGGGCGTCGCCGTCGCCGTAGCGAAGGCGGCGAAGAAGGGCGTCAACTGGCAGGACTGTCCCGAGAGCTGGGGCCTGGAGAAGCCGATCAAGTGCGGCTGGGTCACCGTGCCGCTGGACTACGCCAAGCCGGACGGCAAGCAGATCGAGCTCGCCGTGGACCGTATCGGCAGCACCGGTACGAAGGAGGAGCGCCAGGGCGCGCTCGTCTACAACCCGGGCGGTCCGGGCGGCTCGGGCCTGCGCTTCCCGCGCCGGGTCACGACCAAGGCCCCGCTGTGGGTCAACACGTCCAAGGCATACGACTTCGTGGGTTTCGACCCGCGTGGTGTCGGCAAGTCGGCGCCCATCTCCTGCGTCGACCCGCAGGAGTTCGTGAAGGCGCCCAAGATGGACCCGGTCCCGGACTCCGAGGCCGACAAGCTCAAGCAGCGCAAGCTGGCGGCCGAGTACGCGGCGGGCTGCAAGAAGCGCAGCGGCGAGATGCTGCCGCACATGACGACGCCGAACACCGCGCGTGACCTGGACGTCATCCGGGCCGCCCTGGGGGAGAAGAAGCTCAACTTCCTCGGCGTCTCGTACGGCACGTACATCGGCGCCGTCTACGGCACCCTCTTCCCGAACCACGTGCGCCGCATGGTCGTCGACAGCGTGGTGGACCCCTCCCGGGAGAAGATCTGGTACCAGGCCAACCTGGACCAGGACGTCGCTTTCGAGGTCCGCTGGAAGGACTGGACGAAGTGGGTCGCGCAGAACGACGCGACGTACCACCTCGGTGACACCCAGGCCGAGGTGCAGGCGAAGTGGCTGGAGCTGCGCGCCACCGCGAAGAAGAAGCCCCTCGGCGGGCTCGTCGGCCCGGCCGAGCTGATCTCCTTCTTCCAGAGCGCCCCGTACTACGACTCCGCGTGGGCGCCCACCGCCCGGGTGTGGAGCAAGTACGCCGCCGGTGACACCCAGGCGCTGGTCGACGCGGCCGCCCCGGACCTCACCGACACCGCGGGCAACGCCGCCTCGGAGAACGGCAACGCCGTCTACACGGCGGTCGAATGCACCGACGCCAAGTGGCCCCGCAGCTGGAAGAAGTGGGACCGCGACAACACGAAGCTGCACAAGAACCACCCGTTCATGACCTGGGCCAATGCCTGGATGAACCTGCCGTGCGCCACCTGGCAGTCCAAGCAGTACACCCCGGTGACCGTGAAGACGAAGGAGGGCCTGCCGCCCGTCCTGATCGTCCAGGCCGAGCGTGACGCGGCCACGCCGTACACGGGTGCCGTCGAACTGCACAAGCGGTTCAAGGGCTCCCGTCTGATCACGGAGAAGAACGCCGGCTCCCACGGGGTCACCGGCCTGGTCAACTCCTGTGTCAACGAGCGTGTGGACACCTACCTGCTCACCGGCGCGGTGGGCGAGGCCGATGTGACGTGCGACCCGCACGCCACCCCGGCACCGTAG